One Labrus mixtus chromosome 22, fLabMix1.1, whole genome shotgun sequence genomic window carries:
- the chrm2a gene encoding muscarinic acetylcholine receptor M2a has translation MDVFNFTYWNASEGNDTEVAAESESPYKTVEVVFIVLVAGSLSLVTVIGNILVMLSIKVNRNLQTVNNYFLFSLACADLIIGLCSMNLYTVYIVIGYWPLGPVVCDLWLALDYVVSNASVMNLLIISFDRYFCVTKPLSYPVKRTTKMAGMMIAAAWVLSFILWAPAILFWQFIVGGRTVPEKECYIQFFSNAAVTFGTAIAAFYLPVIIMIQLYWQISRASKSRVKKDNRKPSSGANPEPLSPVQRRTNTPKPNNNNVPGEDTGRSPSQHAVDGANHNDGKLQNGKGPSSTTADGETEGEDATRETCAPGEEKESSNDSTSGSVAASNQKDDEAAPSTVNCSAGTSQPPPRQRAKAGGSKLTCIKIKTKSPKGDCYTPSNATVEIVPATERQNHVARKIVKMTKQAPIKKKKAAPSREKKVTRTIMAILVAFVATWTPYNVMVLINTFCSSCIPNTVWTIGYWLCYINSTINPACYALCNATFKKTFKHLLLCQYKNIRSAR, from the coding sequence ATGGATGTATTCAATTTCACCTACTGGAATGCCTCCGAAGGCAATGACACAGAAGTTGCCGCAGAGAGCGAGAGCCCCTACAAAACCGTGGAGGTGGTGTTCATCGTGTTGGTGGCCGGTTCCCTCAGTTTGGTCACCGTCATTGGAAATATCCTGGTCATGCTTTCCATCAAAGTCAACAGGAACTTACAGACCGTCAACAACTATTTTTTATTCAGCCTTGCATGTGCTGACCTAATTATCGGACTGTGCTCGATGAACTTGTACACAGTCTACATAGTAATAGGGTACTGGCCCCTGGGGCCTGTGGTGTGCGACTTGTGGTTAGCCTTGGACTATGTCGTCAGTAATGCGTCTGTCATGAATCTACTCATCATCAGTTTTGACAGATATTTCTGTGTCACCAAGCCCCTCAGCTACCCTGTCAAAAGGACCACCAAGATGGCAGGGATGATGATTGCGGCAGCCTGGGTTCTGTCTTTTATCCTTTGGGCACCAGCCATCCTCTTCTGGCAGTTCATTGTGGGTGGGCGGACAGTGCCTGAGAAGGAGTGCTACATCCAGTTCTTCTCTAATGCCGCAGTCACTTTTGGCACTGCCATCGCCGCCTTTTACCTGCCTGTCATCATCATGATTCAGCTCTACTGGCAAATCTCCAGAGCAAGCAAGAGCCGTGTGAAGAAGGATAACCGCAAGCCTTCTTCAGGAGCCAATCCAGAGCCCCTGTCACCTGTCCAGAGGAGGACCAACACACCCAAGCCCAACAATAACAATGTACCAGGGGAGGACACCGGTCGTTCCCCGAGCCAGCATGCTGTGGATGGAGCCAACCACAATGATGGGAAGTTGCAAAACGGAAAAGGACCTTCCTCGACGACTGCTGATGGAGAGACCGAGGGTGAAGACGCCACGAGAGAGACCTGTGCTCCcggagaagagaaggagagctCCAATGATTCAACATCCGGCAGTGTGGCTGCGTCCAATCAGAAGGACGACGAGGCAGCCCCTTCGACTGTGAACTGCAGTGCGGGGACAAGCCAACCGCCCCCTCGTCAGCGAGCAAAGGCAGGGGGCTCCAAGCTCACCTGCATCAAGATCAAGACAAAATCCCCCAAGGGTGACTGCTACACACCGTCCAACGCCACAGTCGAGATTGTCCCAgccacagagagacagaatcaCGTGGCACGGAAGATTGTAAAGATGACAAAGCAAGCGCccatcaagaagaagaaagcggCGCCATCACGCGAGAAAAAAGTTACCCGAACCATCATGGCCATCCTGGTAGCTTTCGTTGCCACCTGGACTCCATATAACGTGATGGTGCTAATAAATACCTTCTGCTCCAGCTGCATCCCCAACACAGTGTGGACTATTGGCTACTGGCTGTGCTACATCAACAGCACCATCAACCCGGCCTGCTATGCCCTCTGCAATGCCACATTCAAAAAGACATTCAAACACCTTCTCCTCTGCCAGTATAAAAACATTAGGTCAGCTAGATAA